The Paenibacillus sp. RUD330 genome has a segment encoding these proteins:
- a CDS encoding Gfo/Idh/MocA family oxidoreductase translates to MAKIRLALIGVGDMGAGHATGFDRIEECEIVWIADPSESNLNRVLPEIRNNRPGIVSDYRELLDKMDTYDAVVLSVPNYMHHETALPFIRSGKHVFLEKPVAPKLSECDDIIRESEAAGIILQIGLTYRYSNVYRRLRSELEAGALGEVTMMWCKEFRDPFPPVDWFYDEAKSGGALVEKDCHHFDIFNWMIGSRPRRVFASGGQHVIKDGEPNVITNSYTHYAPRTITSTTIVDHAWVTVEYENGSKANLGLCMYLKPRNLMDEGLEIGLLGSNGGQMIVKKDKTVDLFGPADTTRVHLDIDTDSDSVGGGHTGSQRQRLEFLRSVRTGEQPFAGGLVGRDALLVALAAEKSIKEERYVYISELDS, encoded by the coding sequence ATGGCGAAAATACGGCTGGCTTTGATCGGTGTCGGGGACATGGGCGCCGGCCATGCGACGGGATTCGATCGGATCGAGGAATGCGAAATCGTCTGGATCGCGGATCCGAGCGAATCCAATCTGAACCGCGTGCTGCCCGAGATCCGGAACAACCGGCCCGGAATCGTGTCGGACTACCGGGAACTGCTGGACAAGATGGATACCTATGACGCGGTCGTCCTTTCCGTTCCCAATTACATGCACCATGAGACGGCCCTTCCGTTTATCCGGTCGGGAAAGCATGTCTTCCTGGAAAAGCCTGTCGCGCCGAAGCTTTCTGAATGCGATGACATCATCCGGGAGTCGGAGGCTGCCGGAATCATCCTTCAAATCGGACTGACCTACCGCTATTCCAATGTCTATCGAAGGCTGCGCAGCGAGCTTGAAGCCGGCGCGCTCGGCGAAGTGACCATGATGTGGTGCAAGGAATTCCGGGATCCGTTCCCGCCCGTCGACTGGTTCTACGATGAGGCGAAGTCGGGCGGGGCGCTGGTCGAGAAGGACTGCCATCATTTCGATATCTTCAATTGGATGATCGGCTCCAGGCCGAGAAGGGTATTCGCCTCCGGAGGCCAGCATGTCATCAAGGACGGGGAGCCCAATGTCATTACGAACTCCTACACGCATTACGCTCCGAGGACGATCACATCGACTACCATCGTCGACCATGCCTGGGTCACGGTCGAATACGAGAACGGAAGCAAGGCGAATCTCGGACTGTGCATGTATTTGAAGCCGAGAAACCTGATGGATGAAGGGCTTGAGATCGGACTTCTCGGGAGCAACGGGGGACAGATGATCGTCAAGAAGGACAAGACGGTGGATCTGTTCGGTCCGGCGGACACGACGAGAGTCCACCTCGACATCGACACCGATTCGGATTCGGTGGGAGGAGGACATACGGGAAGCCAGCGGCAACGGCTCGAGTTCCTGCGCTCGGTCCGTACAGGAGAGCAGCCGTTCGCCGGAGGCCTGGTCGGCCGCGATGCTTTGCTGGTGGCGCTGGCCGCGGAAAAGTCGATCAAGGAAGAAAGATACGTCTACATAAGCGAGCTGGATTCTTGA